GCCCTTGAACTTGAAACGGCTGATGGACAGCGCACCAAGGAAAGCAATAATCAGCACAGCCGCAACGGTAGTCAGGGTGACGGCCAATGAAATGCCAAGTGCCTTCATGAATGTGCCATCGCTGAGGGCATTCTTGAAGTTATCCAGCGACCCGCCGAAAGGCAGAAAAGTCGGTGTTGTGGACTGCAAGACGATGTTTGGCAGAAAAGATGAGTTGAACATCCAGTAGACGGGGAACGCCCACAGGGCAGCAACCACCAATGCCAGCAACGTGTATAGGGTGTTGGAGACGGATTTCAGCCGCATTTTATACTTCTTCCTTCATCAGGGAGCGGACGTAGTACCAGCTGATGGCAACGGTGATGATCAAAAGCAGAATGGAAACGGCGCTGGCCGTACCGAAATCACCTGAGCCAACACCTAGCTGGTAGATGTAGGTGCCAAGCAGGTTTGTCTCGTTCGCGATGCCACCGGCATCCTGGAGCAGCTTGATCTGTGTGAACACACGCAAGTCCCAGATGAGTTGCAACAGCAACACGATGGAGAGCACCGGGGCAATCAGCGGCATGATGATAAACCGGGTACGCTGCCAACCGCTGGCGCCGTCTATAGCCGCGGCCTCGAGGACTTCGCCGGAAATCTGGGTTAGGCCCGCGTAGATACTCAAGGCCACGAAGGGCACGCTGATCCACACAACGATGACGACGGCGATGATGAAGAACGTGACCGGGTCCGCTAACCAGTTGTGGCCTTGGGCATCGATGCCAAACTGGACGAGTAGCCAGTTAAGGACGCCGCGGCGC
This genomic window from Arthrobacter sp. TMP15 contains:
- a CDS encoding sugar ABC transporter permease codes for the protein MSRPAPSNSFVPRKKKTSKVPFFLILPTIIVLLAALGYPVIWQTITSFQEFGLKQQFGVQPEFVGLANYTALLTNQEFWVVLGRSLLYCFICAGATVLIGGSLALLMKRVGTFARLVLQVSLLLAWAMPIVAAMTVWVWLIDWRRGVLNWLLVQFGIDAQGHNWLADPVTFFIIAVVIVVWISVPFVALSIYAGLTQISGEVLEAAAIDGASGWQRTRFIIMPLIAPVLSIVLLLQLIWDLRVFTQIKLLQDAGGIANETNLLGTYIYQLGVGSGDFGTASAVSILLLIITVAISWYYVRSLMKEEV